The following is a genomic window from Rhodoferax sp. PAMC 29310.
GGCTATTGGCGGGGTGCCGTGGAATCAATTGATGACCACGACATCAGTCATGCGGTAGTAAAAGCCATTGGAATCATCGTCGAGCACCGCGAACTCACCCTCGACGACCAGTGCTTCAAGCGAGTATTTAACGGGGGTTTTGGTCTTGACTTCGATCATGCTCTCAGGGCCTCCGGGGTAGCAAAACGCACAGGTCAGTTGCACCTAACTGAGTAAAAAGTGTTTCTGCTTTTGACCGGGCTCCAAAGGCATCATGAACCCCTGGATGCGCTGGGTTTTCTTGTTGAGGGCTTGTATGCCGGTCGAAAAAGTGGGCAAAAAGCGGCCTTTTTCTTTCTTGATCAGGACTTCGGTCAGTACCGACCATGGCACTACGTCTGCACGTTGCGTGAGCGGCGCGATCGGGCTGTTCGCCCCATGCACGCCGGCGCCGCTCCCTGCGGGCACGCCCGGCATGGGCGAACTCAATTGGGCTTGCGCGCCCAGGCTGGCTGCTGCAACGCCTATGGCGAGAAAAAAGTGTCGAACACAGGGTTTCATCAAAGTCTCCAGCTAATGATCTGAATGTGTCATTGTTTTAAAACGCTCAACGCTCAACGCTCAATGCTCATGCTTCATGCCGGAAACTTGCCAATGGCCAGCCCTTTGCACGCGGCTTGCAGCGCCTTGTTGCACGCGTCTTCGCCCTTGCCAGACTCGCGGCATTGGGCAGCTGCCTCATGCGCAGCGGCCATGGCGCGGTGCTTGGTCACGTCTTGTTTGGTCTCTTCAGCGCTTTCTTTTGCTATTGAAAAAGTAGCCGCTTGTGCAAGCAATACAAAGGCTAGAAGTGTTTTTTTTCATATATTTCTCCGGGTTGATAAAAAATTGTATACAGGGTGGGGGCAATCCATCACCGCGATTGCAACAGTTCGAGCACGCTGACGCGGTAGGCGCCAATGGCAGGGAGCAGCGCGGACACCAGCGACACGCCCAGCGCCAGGCAGGGCACGATCCACAATTCCACGGGCCACACCAAGCCGCCAATGAGCAGCGAGTTGTCCAGTGCCAGCAGCCAGGCCAGCGCCGCGGTGCATGCCTGCCCCAGCAGCACGCCCAGCACCGCCGCCACCAGCCCCAGCCACAGCGCTTCAGACAAGAGCAGCGCGGCCACCTTGCGCGGCGGTGCGCCCAGCATGCGCAAGAGCGCCAAATCGGCCCGGCGCTCGCGCACCGCGCTCCACAGCGCGATGAAAACGCTCAGACCCGCCGCCAACAGCAGCACAGCGGCAAAGGCGCGCAGCACATCGGTGCCCAGGCCCAGCATATGCAGCAGGCGGCTGATCTCCAGCGCGGGTGCCGCAGCCTGCATCTCGGTGCTGGTGTTCACATAGCGCGGGAAACTCAACGCTGCCATCGGCGTTTTGTACTGGACCAAGGCCATGGTAATTTCGCGCTCTTCTGCCATCACCTTGCGGTCGTCGTCGTCCACCCCGGTGTAGTCCTCGTGGACCTTCCACACGGAGGCCGTGTCGGTCAGGATGAGCCGGTCCAGTACGCTGCCGCTGGCGGCCAGAATGCCGACCA
Proteins encoded in this region:
- a CDS encoding ABC transporter permease, which produces MDHYGAKLAEGNMWNTSMQVVLGTTAARKLGLKLGQSFVGSHGLGAGGHLHGDNPYTVVGILAASGSVLDRLILTDTASVWKVHEDYTGVDDDDRKVMAEEREITMALVQYKTPMAALSFPRYVNTSTEMQAAAPALEISRLLHMLGLGTDVLRAFAAVLLLAAGLSVFIALWSAVRERRADLALLRMLGAPPRKVAALLLSEALWLGLVAAVLGVLLGQACTAALAWLLALDNSLLIGGLVWPVELWIVPCLALGVSLVSALLPAIGAYRVSVLELLQSR